A window of the Bradyrhizobium ottawaense genome harbors these coding sequences:
- the pnp gene encoding polyribonucleotide nucleotidyltransferase — protein MFNAHSVEIDWGGRPLKLETGKIARQADGAVMATYGETIVLATVVAAKSPREGVDFLPLTVDYQEKTYAAGRIPGGYFKREGRPTEKETLVSRLIDRPIRPLFVDGWRNETQVIVTVLSHDMENDPDIVALVAASAALTISGAPFKGPIGAARVGFANDEYVLNPTLDEMVDTQLDLVVAGTADAVLMVESEAKELNEDIMLGAVMFGHRHFQPVIKAIIELAEKAAKEPREVKVIDESAIEKEMLGLIEQELRAAYAIPVKQDRYAAVGKAKEKVMAHYFPEGQESSHNKLRIAAVFKELESKIVRWNILDTGKRIDGRDAKTVRNIVAEVGILPRAHGSALFTRGETQAMVVTTLGTGEDEQYIDALSGTYKETFLLHYNFPPYSVGETGRLGGTKRREIGHGKLAWRAIHPILPPHHEFPYTVRVVSEITESNGSSSMASVCGASLALMDAGVPLKRPTAGIAMGLILEGSRFAVLSDILGDEDHLGDMDFKVAGTEQGITSLQMDIKIEGITEEIMKVALGQAKDGRIHILGEMSKALTNARAELGEYAPRIETFKIPTDKIREVIGTGGKVIREIVEKTGAKVNIEDDGTVKVASNDGEAMKAAIKWIKSIASDPEIGQIYEGTVVKVMEFGAFVNFFGAKDGLVHISQLASARVQKTSDVVKEGDKVKVKLLGFDDRGKTRLSMKVVDQATGEDLEAKQKAAEASAPREAAGE, from the coding sequence ATGTTTAATGCTCATTCAGTCGAAATCGACTGGGGTGGACGTCCCCTCAAGCTTGAAACCGGCAAGATCGCGCGTCAGGCCGACGGCGCCGTGATGGCGACCTATGGCGAGACCATCGTGCTCGCGACCGTGGTTGCCGCCAAGTCGCCGCGCGAAGGCGTCGACTTCCTGCCGCTCACCGTCGACTATCAGGAAAAGACCTACGCCGCGGGCCGCATTCCCGGCGGCTATTTCAAGCGCGAAGGACGGCCGACCGAAAAGGAGACGCTGGTCTCCCGCCTGATCGACCGCCCGATCCGTCCGCTGTTCGTTGACGGCTGGCGCAACGAAACCCAGGTGATCGTCACCGTGCTGTCGCACGACATGGAGAACGATCCCGACATCGTCGCCCTGGTGGCGGCGTCCGCGGCGCTGACGATTTCCGGCGCCCCGTTCAAGGGCCCGATCGGCGCCGCCCGCGTCGGCTTCGCCAATGACGAATACGTGCTCAACCCGACGCTCGACGAGATGGTCGATACCCAGCTCGACCTGGTCGTCGCCGGCACCGCCGACGCCGTGCTGATGGTGGAATCGGAAGCCAAGGAGCTCAACGAAGACATCATGCTCGGCGCCGTGATGTTCGGCCACCGTCACTTCCAGCCGGTGATCAAGGCGATCATCGAACTGGCCGAGAAGGCCGCCAAGGAGCCGCGCGAGGTCAAGGTCATCGACGAAAGCGCGATCGAGAAGGAAATGCTCGGCCTGATCGAGCAGGAGCTGCGCGCGGCCTACGCAATTCCGGTCAAGCAGGACCGCTACGCCGCGGTCGGCAAGGCCAAGGAAAAGGTGATGGCGCACTACTTCCCGGAAGGGCAGGAGTCGAGCCACAACAAGCTGCGCATCGCCGCGGTGTTCAAGGAACTCGAATCCAAGATCGTTCGCTGGAACATCCTCGACACCGGCAAGCGCATCGACGGCCGCGACGCCAAGACCGTCCGCAACATCGTCGCCGAAGTCGGTATTCTGCCCCGTGCCCACGGCTCGGCGCTGTTCACCCGCGGTGAGACCCAGGCGATGGTCGTGACCACGCTCGGCACCGGCGAGGACGAGCAGTACATCGACGCGCTGTCGGGAACCTACAAAGAGACGTTCCTGCTGCACTACAACTTCCCTCCCTACTCGGTCGGTGAAACCGGACGCCTCGGCGGCACCAAGCGCCGCGAGATCGGCCACGGCAAGCTGGCCTGGCGCGCGATCCATCCGATCCTGCCGCCGCACCACGAATTCCCCTACACGGTGCGCGTGGTGTCGGAGATCACCGAATCCAACGGATCGTCGTCGATGGCGTCGGTCTGCGGCGCCTCGCTGGCGCTGATGGATGCGGGCGTTCCCTTGAAGCGGCCGACCGCGGGTATCGCGATGGGCCTGATCCTGGAAGGTTCGCGCTTTGCGGTTCTGTCCGACATTCTCGGCGACGAGGATCATCTCGGCGACATGGACTTCAAGGTGGCCGGCACCGAGCAGGGCATCACCTCGCTGCAGATGGACATCAAGATCGAGGGCATCACCGAGGAGATCATGAAGGTCGCCCTCGGCCAGGCCAAGGATGGGCGTATCCACATCCTCGGCGAGATGTCGAAGGCACTCACCAACGCGCGCGCCGAGCTCGGCGAATACGCGCCGCGGATCGAGACCTTCAAGATCCCGACCGACAAGATCCGTGAAGTGATCGGCACCGGCGGCAAGGTGATCCGCGAGATCGTCGAGAAGACCGGCGCCAAGGTCAACATCGAGGACGACGGCACCGTCAAGGTCGCCTCCAACGACGGCGAGGCGATGAAGGCCGCGATCAAGTGGATCAAGTCGATCGCCTCCGATCCGGAGATCGGCCAGATCTACGAGGGCACCGTGGTCAAGGTGATGGAGTTCGGCGCGTTCGTGAACTTCTTCGGCGCCAAGGACGGCCTGGTTCACATCAGCCAGCTCGCTTCGGCGCGCGTGCAGAAGACCTCCGACGTCGTCAAGGAAGGCGACAAGGTCAAGGTCAAGCTGCTCGGCTTCGACGATCGCGGCAAGACGCGCTTGTCGATGAAGGTGGTCGATCAGGCGACCGGCGAGGACCTCGAAGCCAAGCAGAAGGCGGCGGAAGCTTCCGCCCCGCGCGAAGCCGCTGGCGAGTAA
- the truB gene encoding tRNA pseudouridine(55) synthase TruB, with translation MIVTTADSVIGAENTESHDVPKNIFTDQSHGDEARRGNNDPRQDARQDQRPGKQPRQNNQPRRDKRDVHGWVILDKPIGMTSTHAVAVLKRLFQAKRAGHAGTLDPLASGGLPIALGEATKTVPFVMDGRKRYRFTVAWGEERDTDDTEGRVTQTSAERPSADAIRALLPRFTGVIEQIPPQYSAIKVQGERAYDLARDGETVELKPRPVEIHELSLVEHGDDGLSVFEAECGKGTYVRALARDMGRILGCFGHICALRRTLVGPFREADMIPLEQLEALCNRAASGEGSLADALLPVETALDDIPALAVTRADAARLHRGQAVLLRGRDAPNSSGTVYVTVAGRLLALAEIGNGELIPKRVFNLTGLTASSGRNNERV, from the coding sequence ATGATTGTGACGACCGCTGACAGCGTGATCGGTGCGGAAAACACCGAATCGCATGATGTCCCGAAAAATATTTTTACCGATCAATCGCACGGCGACGAGGCGCGCCGTGGCAACAACGATCCGCGCCAGGATGCACGTCAGGATCAGCGTCCGGGCAAGCAACCGCGCCAGAACAACCAGCCGCGGCGCGACAAGCGCGACGTCCACGGCTGGGTGATCCTCGACAAGCCGATCGGCATGACCTCGACGCACGCGGTCGCCGTTCTCAAGCGCCTGTTCCAGGCCAAGCGCGCCGGACACGCCGGCACCCTCGATCCCCTGGCCTCCGGCGGCCTGCCGATTGCGCTCGGCGAAGCCACCAAGACCGTCCCCTTCGTGATGGACGGCCGCAAGCGCTATCGCTTCACGGTCGCCTGGGGCGAGGAACGCGATACCGACGATACCGAAGGCCGGGTCACCCAGACCTCTGCCGAGAGACCGTCCGCGGACGCGATCCGAGCGCTGCTGCCGCGCTTTACCGGCGTGATCGAGCAGATCCCGCCGCAATATTCCGCCATCAAGGTGCAGGGCGAGCGCGCCTACGACTTGGCGCGGGACGGCGAAACCGTGGAATTGAAGCCCCGGCCGGTCGAGATTCACGAATTGTCCCTTGTGGAACATGGAGATGATGGCCTGTCCGTGTTCGAGGCTGAGTGCGGCAAGGGAACCTATGTGCGGGCCCTGGCCCGCGATATGGGCCGGATTCTGGGCTGTTTCGGCCATATCTGCGCGCTGCGGCGGACCCTGGTCGGGCCATTCCGCGAGGCGGACATGATTCCGCTGGAACAGTTGGAGGCTTTATGCAATAGAGCCGCGTCGGGCGAGGGAAGCCTCGCCGACGCGCTTTTGCCCGTTGAGACCGCGCTGGACGACATCCCGGCACTGGCCGTCACACGGGCTGATGCGGCAAGGCTCCACAGGGGCCAGGCCGTTTTGTTGCGCGGACGGGATGCGCCCAATAGTAGCGGCACAGTCTATGTCACGGTGGCAGGCCGGCTTCTGGCCCTCGCCGAAATTGGCAATGGCGAACTCATCCCCAAGCGCGTGTTCAACCTGACCGGACTGACTGCCAGTTCCGGTCGCAACAACGAGAGAGTTTGA
- a CDS encoding GNAT family N-acetyltransferase → MPLPTIRPARPDEYDEVARVWMESWVSTGLEHASNFLLAKLRARVPMEVENGWSLFVADDNGRLAAMLAMHLPKRYLDQLFVAPEYQGRSVGRQLLAFTRQHMPDEIFLRCVRENEKAWRWYEREGFVFEQEQVEPMTGFVMKYYRWQQPATAQHQT, encoded by the coding sequence ATGCCGCTGCCGACCATCCGTCCCGCCCGACCGGACGAATACGACGAGGTCGCCCGGGTGTGGATGGAGAGCTGGGTATCCACCGGGCTCGAGCACGCCAGCAATTTCCTGCTGGCCAAATTGCGCGCCCGCGTCCCGATGGAGGTCGAGAATGGCTGGAGCCTCTTCGTCGCCGACGACAACGGAAGGCTGGCGGCGATGCTCGCGATGCATCTGCCCAAGCGCTATCTCGACCAGTTGTTCGTAGCACCCGAATATCAGGGCCGCAGCGTCGGACGCCAGTTGCTGGCCTTTACGCGACAACATATGCCGGACGAAATCTTCCTGCGTTGCGTGCGCGAGAACGAAAAGGCCTGGCGCTGGTACGAGCGCGAGGGATTCGTGTTCGAGCAGGAGCAGGTCGAGCCGATGACCGGCTTTGTGATGAAATATTATCGCTGGCAGCAGCCGGCAACAGCGCAACACCAAACATAG
- the rbfA gene encoding 30S ribosome-binding factor RbfA, whose translation MPRHHNKSSAPGGSQRQLRVGETVRHAVADILSQGNVHDPDLEGHIITVPEVRMSPDLKLATVYVMPLGGRDTDVVLAALERNKKFLRGEIAHRVNLKFSPDLRFRTDERFDEAERIEKLLRTPAVQRDLAPDSDDE comes from the coding sequence ATGCCCCGTCACCACAACAAGAGTTCCGCTCCCGGCGGCTCGCAACGGCAATTGCGCGTCGGCGAGACCGTACGCCATGCGGTCGCCGATATTCTGTCGCAGGGTAACGTCCACGACCCCGATCTCGAAGGCCACATCATTACGGTTCCCGAGGTACGCATGTCGCCCGACCTGAAACTCGCCACCGTTTACGTGATGCCGCTCGGCGGCCGCGACACCGACGTGGTGCTGGCCGCGCTCGAACGCAACAAGAAGTTCCTGCGCGGCGAGATCGCGCACCGCGTTAACCTGAAATTTTCCCCTGATCTTCGCTTCCGCACCGACGAACGATTCGACGAAGCGGAACGTATCGAGAAATTACTGCGAACACCTGCGGTGCAAAGAGACCTCGCACCCGATTCGGACGACGAATGA
- a CDS encoding RNA-binding protein encodes MLALADPDLDNGPRTDRSATMRMCAVSREVRPIDELIRFVVSPTGEVIPDLKRKLPGRGLWVSASHWTVAEAVRRNQFSKGFKRQVRAAATLPDDTEALLVRSCTDALAMAAKAGQVVSGFSKVEGALQHGQAAALIHASDGAPDGIRKLDAIAGQRGGNSGESPVFPIVTVLASEQLDLALGRSNVIHAALLAGPARKTFLSRCQILVRYRMADDDKTANAARNSD; translated from the coding sequence ATGCTCGCTTTGGCTGACCCCGATCTCGACAATGGACCGCGGACCGACAGGTCCGCGACCATGCGGATGTGCGCGGTCAGCCGCGAGGTACGCCCGATCGACGAACTGATCCGGTTCGTCGTCTCGCCCACGGGCGAAGTAATCCCCGACCTCAAGCGCAAACTGCCCGGCCGCGGCCTGTGGGTCTCGGCATCGCACTGGACCGTTGCGGAAGCGGTGCGGCGTAACCAATTTAGCAAGGGGTTCAAGCGCCAGGTCCGGGCCGCGGCAACCCTCCCCGACGATACCGAGGCGTTGCTGGTCCGAAGTTGCACCGACGCGCTGGCCATGGCCGCCAAGGCCGGCCAGGTGGTTTCCGGCTTCAGCAAGGTCGAGGGCGCCCTCCAGCACGGCCAGGCCGCAGCCCTGATCCACGCTTCTGACGGCGCCCCCGACGGAATCCGCAAATTGGACGCGATCGCCGGGCAGAGAGGCGGAAATTCCGGTGAATCGCCGGTTTTTCCGATCGTTACTGTTTTAGCGTCCGAACAATTGGATTTGGCACTGGGGCGGTCAAATGTGATACATGCTGCCCTGCTCGCGGGCCCGGCGCGCAAGACGTTCCTGTCGCGCTGCCAAATCCTGGTCCGATACCGGATGGCCGATGACGACAAGACCGCCAATGCGGCCAGAAATTCTGACTAA
- the infB gene encoding translation initiation factor IF-2, whose protein sequence is MVDTKTPGDKTLSVSKTLTLKPRVETGTVRQSFSHGRTKQVVVEKRGKRRVGGDAPATETHAPEPVVAAPKPAAAPVKAPLSRPAPAAPRGGSGVVLRTLTEDERSARASALADAKVREIEERRIAEEEAKRRSSKEGIEQAEREAAEARRKAEEERHRLEEEAKRKAEIEAKKRFGEAEAKTAAAAAPATARPGAARPAGARPATSAAVPPARAPGVAADASDEDEGPRQIRRGPGGAMRPAVPPKTTHKPGPQKDRGRLTLVTALTADDVRERSIASFRRRTQRLKGHAANEPKEKLIREVTIPEAITIQELANRMTERAVDVIRLLMKQGAMHKITDVIDADTAQLIAEEMGHSVKRVAASDVEEGLFDVIEDSTDTEPRSPVVTVMGHVDHGKTSLLDALRHANVVSGEAGGITQHIGAYQVTSPESGKKITFIDTPGHAAFTAMRARGAKVTDIVILVVAADDGVMPQTIEAINHAKAAKVPMIVAINKIDKPDAKPERVRTELLQHEVQVESFGGDVVDVEVSAKNKTNLDKLLEMIALQAELLDLKTNSERPAEGTVIEAKLDRGRGPVATVLVQRGTLKVGDIIVAGAEMGRVRALISDQGENLTAAGPSVPVEVLGFNGPPEAGDRLAVVENEARARQVTSYRAHQKRENAAASISGMRGSLEQMMSQLKTAGRKEFPLIVKADVQGSLEAILGSLEKLGTDEVAARILHAGVGGISESDVTLAEGFNAAIIGFSVRANKEAAAAAKRNGIEIRYYNIIYDLVDDIKKAMSGLLAPTLRETMLGNAQILEVFNISKVGKVAGCRVTDGTVERGANVRLIRDNVVVHEGKLSTLKRFKDEVKEVQSGQECGMAFENYGDMRPGDIIECYRVETIQRSL, encoded by the coding sequence ATGGTTGATACCAAAACGCCTGGCGACAAGACTTTGAGTGTCAGCAAAACCTTGACGCTCAAGCCGCGCGTCGAGACCGGCACCGTCCGCCAGAGCTTCAGCCACGGCCGGACCAAGCAGGTCGTGGTCGAAAAGCGCGGCAAGCGCCGCGTCGGCGGCGACGCGCCGGCGACCGAAACCCATGCGCCCGAGCCGGTCGTAGCCGCTCCGAAGCCGGCAGCAGCGCCCGTCAAGGCGCCGCTCTCGCGGCCCGCACCCGCAGCACCCCGCGGCGGTTCCGGCGTCGTGCTGCGCACCCTGACCGAAGATGAGCGCTCCGCGCGCGCCAGCGCGCTGGCCGACGCCAAGGTACGTGAAATCGAAGAGCGGCGGATCGCTGAGGAAGAGGCCAAGCGCCGCTCGAGCAAGGAAGGCATCGAGCAGGCCGAACGCGAAGCCGCCGAAGCCCGCCGCAAGGCCGAGGAAGAACGGCACCGGCTGGAAGAGGAAGCCAAGCGCAAGGCGGAAATCGAGGCCAAGAAGCGATTTGGCGAAGCCGAGGCCAAGACGGCAGCCGCCGCCGCTCCGGCGACGGCGCGCCCTGGCGCAGCCCGCCCGGCCGGCGCCCGTCCGGCCACATCAGCGGCCGTGCCGCCGGCGCGTGCCCCCGGCGTCGCCGCCGATGCTTCCGACGAGGATGAAGGTCCGCGCCAGATCCGTCGCGGCCCCGGCGGCGCCATGCGCCCCGCGGTACCGCCGAAGACGACCCACAAGCCCGGACCGCAGAAGGACCGCGGCCGCCTGACGCTGGTCACCGCGCTCACTGCCGACGACGTGCGCGAGCGTTCGATCGCCTCGTTCCGCCGCCGCACCCAGCGCCTGAAGGGACACGCCGCCAACGAGCCGAAGGAAAAGCTCATCCGCGAAGTGACGATTCCGGAAGCCATCACGATCCAGGAACTCGCCAACCGCATGACCGAGCGCGCGGTCGACGTCATCCGCCTGCTGATGAAGCAGGGCGCGATGCACAAGATCACCGACGTGATCGATGCCGACACCGCGCAGCTGATCGCCGAGGAAATGGGCCATAGCGTCAAGCGCGTCGCGGCGTCCGACGTCGAAGAAGGCCTGTTCGACGTCATCGAAGACTCCACCGATACCGAGCCGCGTTCGCCGGTCGTCACCGTGATGGGCCATGTCGACCACGGCAAGACCTCGCTGCTCGACGCGCTGCGCCACGCCAACGTGGTCTCCGGCGAAGCCGGCGGCATCACCCAGCATATCGGCGCCTATCAGGTGACCTCGCCGGAAAGCGGCAAGAAGATCACCTTCATCGATACGCCCGGCCACGCCGCGTTCACCGCGATGCGCGCGCGCGGCGCCAAGGTCACCGACATCGTGATCCTGGTGGTGGCGGCCGATGACGGCGTCATGCCGCAGACCATCGAGGCGATCAACCACGCCAAGGCGGCGAAGGTTCCGATGATCGTGGCGATCAACAAGATCGACAAGCCCGATGCCAAGCCGGAGCGCGTGCGCACCGAACTGCTGCAGCACGAAGTGCAGGTCGAATCGTTCGGCGGCGACGTCGTCGACGTCGAGGTATCCGCCAAGAACAAGACCAATCTCGACAAGCTGCTCGAGATGATCGCGCTGCAGGCCGAACTGCTCGACCTCAAGACCAATTCGGAACGTCCGGCCGAAGGCACCGTGATCGAAGCCAAGCTCGATCGCGGCCGCGGTCCGGTTGCGACCGTGCTGGTCCAGCGCGGTACGCTGAAGGTCGGCGACATCATTGTGGCCGGCGCCGAAATGGGCCGCGTCCGCGCGCTGATCTCCGATCAGGGCGAGAACCTCACCGCGGCCGGACCGTCGGTCCCGGTCGAAGTGCTCGGCTTCAACGGTCCGCCGGAAGCCGGCGATCGCCTCGCGGTGGTCGAGAACGAAGCCCGCGCCCGCCAGGTCACGAGCTATCGCGCCCACCAGAAGCGCGAGAACGCCGCCGCCTCGATTTCCGGCATGCGCGGCTCGCTCGAACAGATGATGTCGCAGCTCAAGACCGCGGGCCGCAAGGAATTCCCGCTGATCGTGAAGGCCGACGTGCAGGGCTCGCTCGAAGCGATCCTGGGCTCGCTGGAAAAGCTCGGCACCGACGAAGTCGCAGCGCGCATCCTGCATGCGGGCGTCGGCGGCATCTCGGAGTCCGACGTCACGCTGGCGGAAGGCTTCAACGCCGCGATCATCGGCTTCTCGGTTCGCGCCAACAAGGAAGCCGCGGCCGCTGCAAAACGCAACGGCATCGAGATCCGCTACTACAACATCATCTACGATCTCGTCGACGACATCAAAAAGGCGATGTCCGGCCTGCTCGCGCCGACGTTGCGCGAAACCATGCTCGGCAATGCCCAGATCCTGGAAGTGTTCAACATTTCCAAGGTCGGCAAGGTCGCCGGCTGCCGCGTCACCGACGGCACCGTGGAACGCGGCGCCAATGTGCGCCTGATTCGCGACAACGTCGTCGTGCACGAAGGCAAGCTCTCGACACTGAAGCGCTTCAAGGACGAAGTGAAGGAAGTGCAGTCCGGCCAGGAATGCGGCATGGCGTTCGAAAATTACGGCGACATGCGTCCCGGCGACATCATCGAGTGTTATCGCGTGGAAACCATCCAGCGCAGTCTGTAA
- the rpsO gene encoding 30S ribosomal protein S15: protein MSITAERKAEVIKTNANKAGDTGSPEVQVAILSERITNLTGHFKTHVKDNHSRRGLLKLVSTRRSLLDYIKKKDEARYKALLEKHNIRR, encoded by the coding sequence ATGTCGATTACCGCCGAACGCAAAGCGGAAGTCATCAAGACGAATGCCAACAAGGCCGGCGACACCGGCTCGCCGGAGGTCCAGGTTGCGATCCTGTCGGAACGCATCACCAACCTCACGGGCCACTTCAAGACCCACGTGAAGGACAATCATTCACGCCGCGGCCTCCTGAAGCTCGTGTCGACGCGCCGTTCCCTTCTCGATTACATCAAGAAGAAGGACGAGGCGCGGTACAAGGCGCTGCTCGAAAAGCACAATATTCGTCGTTGA
- a CDS encoding glutathione S-transferase family protein, protein MMQLYWSPRSRSFSSLWLMEETGQPYERVLTDISTGAQKRVEYLAINPMGKVPALKDGDTALAEAAAICAYVAERYPEAKLAPPLGDPLRARYLYWLFFGPGCIEPAMVQIATKIEMNPVAAGWGDAQRVIDVLDNALEKGPWILGETFSAADIVIGSGLNFAVRLFKMIPSRPSFDAYITRCMERPAFQRAEKIAAG, encoded by the coding sequence ATGATGCAGCTCTACTGGTCGCCCCGCTCTCGCTCGTTCTCGTCGCTGTGGCTGATGGAAGAAACCGGGCAGCCTTATGAGCGCGTGCTGACCGATATTTCCACCGGCGCGCAGAAGCGGGTCGAATATCTGGCGATCAATCCGATGGGCAAGGTGCCGGCGCTGAAGGACGGCGACACGGCGCTGGCGGAAGCCGCGGCGATCTGCGCCTACGTCGCCGAGCGTTACCCCGAGGCGAAACTGGCGCCGCCGCTCGGCGATCCGCTGCGGGCAAGGTATCTCTACTGGCTGTTCTTCGGCCCCGGCTGCATCGAGCCCGCGATGGTTCAGATCGCGACCAAGATCGAGATGAATCCGGTCGCCGCCGGCTGGGGCGACGCGCAGCGCGTCATCGACGTGCTCGACAACGCGCTGGAGAAAGGCCCGTGGATTCTCGGCGAGACGTTTTCGGCGGCCGACATCGTCATCGGCTCGGGGCTGAACTTCGCGGTGCGGCTGTTCAAGATGATCCCGTCGCGGCCGTCGTTCGACGCTTACATCACCCGCTGCATGGAGCGGCCGGCGTTCCAGCGCGCGGAGAAGATCGCTGCGGGATAG
- the fabV gene encoding enoyl-ACP reductase FabV, with amino-acid sequence MIIEPRVRGFICTTAHPVGCATNVREQIAYVLRQGPIPECPKRVAVLGCSTGYGLASRIVATFAGGAETIGVSLEREPTATKSGSAGWYNNRAFEIEAQKIGRSPLTLEGDAFSHDMKKNFIDRVRERFGQLDMLVYSMAAPVRTDPDTGQTYRSAIKPLGAPVEIKTLNTETGEVFETTIAPASEDEAAATVAVMGGDDWKRWIDQLADAGVLAPGFRTLNYTYIGSELTWPIYWNGTLGRAKVDLDRKAEAIRGRLGPDAARVVALKAVVTQASSAIPVVPLYGTVLFKVMKKLGLHEGCIEQIDRLFRTRLGANAPVDEAQRLRLDDWELSPEVQKEVSRRWPLLSTETLGELADLGEYKSQFLRLFGFGIDGVDYAQDVDPRVVPG; translated from the coding sequence ATGATTATCGAACCGCGCGTGCGAGGCTTCATCTGCACGACGGCACATCCGGTCGGCTGTGCCACAAATGTCCGCGAGCAGATCGCCTATGTTCTTCGCCAGGGGCCGATTCCGGAGTGTCCCAAGCGCGTCGCCGTGCTCGGCTGTTCGACGGGTTACGGCCTCGCCAGCCGCATCGTTGCGACCTTCGCCGGGGGCGCGGAGACCATCGGCGTGTCGCTGGAGCGCGAGCCCACGGCAACCAAATCGGGCAGCGCCGGCTGGTACAACAACCGCGCATTCGAGATCGAGGCTCAGAAGATCGGTCGGTCCCCCCTCACGCTGGAGGGCGACGCCTTTTCGCACGACATGAAGAAAAACTTCATCGACCGTGTCCGCGAACGGTTCGGACAGCTGGACATGCTGGTCTACAGCATGGCCGCTCCGGTCCGGACCGACCCGGACACCGGCCAGACCTATCGTTCGGCGATCAAGCCGCTGGGCGCCCCCGTCGAAATCAAGACCCTCAACACTGAAACCGGCGAGGTCTTCGAGACCACCATTGCGCCGGCGAGTGAGGATGAAGCGGCGGCCACGGTCGCGGTCATGGGAGGCGATGACTGGAAGCGCTGGATCGACCAGCTCGCGGACGCCGGTGTTCTGGCGCCGGGCTTCCGGACACTCAACTACACCTATATCGGCAGCGAACTGACCTGGCCGATCTACTGGAACGGCACGCTCGGTCGCGCCAAGGTCGATCTCGATCGCAAGGCGGAAGCGATCCGGGGCCGGCTCGGCCCGGACGCGGCCCGCGTTGTGGCGCTGAAGGCCGTGGTCACCCAGGCGAGTTCGGCCATTCCGGTGGTGCCGCTCTACGGGACGGTGCTGTTCAAGGTGATGAAGAAACTCGGGCTCCACGAAGGCTGCATCGAGCAGATCGATCGCCTGTTCCGGACGCGCCTTGGCGCGAATGCACCCGTCGACGAAGCGCAGCGTCTGCGGCTCGACGACTGGGAGCTTTCGCCCGAAGTTCAAAAGGAAGTGTCGCGCCGATGGCCGCTGCTTTCGACGGAAACGCTCGGCGAGTTGGCGGACCTTGGCGAATACAAGAGCCAGTTCCTGCGCCTGTTCGGATTTGGCATCGACGGCGTCGATTACGCGCAGGACGTCGATCCACGTGTCGTCCCAGGCTAA